The following coding sequences lie in one Carboxydothermus pertinax genomic window:
- a CDS encoding HEPN domain-containing protein has translation MVDSKRYQDWLNYAKQDIRAAKILKDHDCGWNLVAFQCQQAVEKALKAFILYKSGEIPTSHSLLYLNKLAANYLPELSKYLKDSSFLNQFYIETRYPPENPLLLSEEIGLECLRIAEEIVAHLEIILTKTEAENA, from the coding sequence ATGGTAGACAGTAAACGTTATCAAGATTGGTTAAATTATGCTAAACAAGATATAAGGGCGGCAAAAATTTTAAAAGATCATGACTGTGGCTGGAATTTAGTTGCTTTCCAGTGCCAGCAGGCGGTAGAAAAAGCATTAAAAGCATTTATTTTGTATAAGTCGGGTGAGATTCCGACCAGTCATAGCCTTTTATACTTAAATAAACTTGCTGCAAATTATTTACCTGAACTATCAAAGTATCTTAAGGATAGTTCTTTTTTAAATCAATTTTACATAGAAACCCGTTATCCGCCTGAAAATCCTTTATTGCTAAGCGAAGAAATCGGGTTGGAATGTTTGAGGATTGCAGAAGAAATTGTAGCTCATCTTGAAATTATTTTAACGAAAACGGAGGCAGAAAATGCTTGA
- a CDS encoding ferredoxin-thioredoxin reductase catalytic domain-containing protein, whose amino-acid sequence MDVKGMFKMMKAFFRDYFHYRQELGRQDQFIKKYAQIKNLKVNPHWMFSTNLKIWLTESEKMFGRRYCPCFEPSGDKGLDKKLICPCAFAEEEIKENGTCHCVLFGRGDLSSEDFKKAEAHLMEEYQGVPLNLVNGILDTRKVPVEKKRGLKVPDSLHQVKRALNAIGNKELKVLVEKEQEAENLQKFAKIKNLDYQKEQTQDGYLVTLKIK is encoded by the coding sequence ATGGACGTTAAAGGGATGTTTAAGATGATGAAAGCTTTTTTCCGGGATTATTTCCACTATCGACAGGAATTGGGACGACAGGACCAGTTTATTAAAAAATATGCGCAAATTAAAAACTTAAAGGTAAATCCTCACTGGATGTTTTCTACCAATTTAAAAATTTGGTTGACTGAAAGTGAAAAGATGTTTGGGCGCCGTTATTGTCCTTGTTTTGAGCCGTCGGGGGACAAGGGTCTGGATAAGAAGCTCATTTGTCCCTGTGCCTTTGCGGAAGAAGAAATTAAGGAAAACGGCACCTGCCACTGTGTACTGTTTGGCCGCGGGGATTTGTCTTCAGAGGATTTTAAAAAAGCCGAGGCCCATTTAATGGAGGAGTACCAGGGGGTGCCGTTAAATCTTGTTAACGGCATTTTAGATACCCGGAAAGTACCGGTGGAGAAAAAACGAGGGCTTAAAGTTCCCGATAGCCTCCACCAGGTAAAAAGAGCATTAAATGCAATAGGGAATAAAGAGTTAAAAGTACTGGTGGAAAAAGAGCAGGAAGCGGAAAACCTGCAAAAGTTTGCAAAGATTAAAAATTTAGATTACCAAAAGGAACAAACCCAGGATGGTTATTTAGTGACTTTAAAAATAAAATAA
- a CDS encoding nucleotidyltransferase domain-containing protein — protein MITLHPEILNLKKQLLEKFNPQEIYLFGSYARGMATDKSDIDLCIVMEYNEKRETLTQLYLSLDCSKPFDIILYHPDDWYKLIKQRDSFAYHIKSKGVKIW, from the coding sequence ATGATTACTTTGCATCCCGAAATTTTAAATTTAAAAAAGCAGCTTTTAGAAAAGTTTAATCCCCAAGAAATATATCTTTTTGGTTCTTATGCCCGGGGGATGGCAACTGATAAAAGTGATATTGATCTATGTATTGTAATGGAATATAACGAGAAAAGGGAAACTTTAACGCAACTTTATTTATCGTTAGATTGTTCTAAACCCTTTGATATTATTTTGTATCATCCCGATGATTGGTATAAGCTTATTAAACAAAGGGATAGCTTTGCTTATCATATAAAAAGTAAGGGGGTGAAGATATGGTAG
- a CDS encoding tyrosine-protein phosphatase, whose translation MLDLHCHILPGVDDGPEKLADSIAFAREMAKVGFSEVVATPHFVAEGGLLEPEELIRQVEVLNRALEAEGIPLKVYPGMELYLTSELPELIARGKVLGLKGERIYLIELPVSQKPPWLTFYLAEIVGAGNKVIIAHPERYRYLRENREEIEEFTDMGIVFQVSLTSFLSGYFGEGSRKSARWFLAKGALTGTDAHGPGSIKFLEEYLKPEVFANNRRFFVGKFLNPVALEFQEEKLKKKKSWFKFF comes from the coding sequence ATGCTTGATCTGCACTGTCATATTTTACCTGGAGTTGACGACGGGCCGGAAAAGCTTGCTGACTCAATCGCCTTTGCCCGGGAAATGGCGAAAGTAGGTTTTAGCGAAGTGGTGGCGACTCCGCACTTTGTTGCCGAAGGTGGGCTTTTGGAGCCGGAAGAATTAATCCGCCAAGTAGAGGTTTTAAACCGGGCCCTGGAGGCGGAAGGCATCCCTCTTAAAGTTTACCCGGGGATGGAGCTTTACCTTACTTCGGAGCTGCCGGAGTTGATAGCCAGAGGTAAAGTGCTGGGCTTAAAAGGGGAGCGGATTTATTTAATAGAACTGCCGGTAAGCCAAAAACCGCCCTGGCTTACTTTTTACTTAGCGGAAATAGTCGGAGCCGGGAATAAAGTAATCATTGCCCATCCGGAGCGGTACCGGTATTTACGGGAGAACCGGGAAGAAATTGAGGAGTTTACAGACATGGGGATTGTATTTCAGGTAAGTCTTACCTCCTTTTTATCCGGTTATTTTGGGGAAGGAAGCCGGAAAAGTGCTCGCTGGTTTTTGGCAAAGGGGGCTCTCACCGGTACCGATGCTCATGGTCCGGGAAGTATAAAGTTTTTAGAGGAGTATCTTAAACCGGAAGTATTTGCCAATAACCGGCGGTTTTTTGTGGGAAAATTCTTAAATCCGGTAGCTTTGGAATTTCAAGAAGAAAAGCTTAAAAAGAAAAAGTCGTGGTTCAAATTCTTCTAA
- a CDS encoding transglutaminase domain-containing protein yields MRRKLGLLVLLVFFLITVFSTVSLAADIPTLTVVAPKVVYSPSATITAKASGQNPLKYLTVNKNNYALPGTKSIVKSVKVNLKAGSNTITVKVVDHKGKYTLRQVYIVYRDKTPPAVMVTAPSVVTNSTADLKITAWDISRVAKLEVNGRNLLAAPVWYYQTIAKVNLNPGENTVTVKAVDIFGNTTVKSLKIIRRDSSNTPVEEIKPGSVLSFDYRKLSEYPEVNTYTLNLKPGEEIGTLEMSGIPAGISTDFGYKPAGSGKIYAIKEFNSSNINGEKLYFRYGSGSYYLLFYKQSWGSSVYIEKVVKINVTGITDKSSLLPSGFVDSDNPTIRQIAYDLTTGLTDDAAKVKAIHDYVARALTYDWTSYRLGVVPQKTASEALASGTGVCQDYSRLFAAIARAAGIPTKIVIGTGDGEPHAWNRVYVNGKWLDVDVTWDDQETRIIYDYYLKEAPLPDHVEDTSAQAYYEAEMLHSITFEE; encoded by the coding sequence GTGAGAAGAAAATTAGGGTTACTGGTATTACTTGTCTTTTTTCTGATTACCGTATTTAGCACTGTTTCGCTAGCGGCGGACATCCCGACCCTGACTGTTGTGGCGCCAAAGGTGGTTTATTCCCCGTCGGCAACCATTACCGCAAAAGCTTCCGGACAGAATCCTTTAAAATATTTGACGGTTAATAAAAACAATTATGCTTTGCCAGGAACGAAAAGTATAGTTAAATCGGTTAAGGTAAATTTAAAAGCCGGCAGTAATACTATTACCGTTAAAGTGGTTGACCATAAAGGCAAGTATACCTTACGCCAGGTATATATAGTTTACCGGGATAAAACTCCGCCGGCTGTTATGGTAACAGCGCCCTCGGTGGTGACTAATTCTACGGCGGATTTAAAAATCACTGCCTGGGATATTTCCCGGGTAGCAAAGCTAGAGGTTAACGGGAGAAACCTTTTAGCGGCACCGGTTTGGTATTACCAGACAATTGCTAAGGTTAATCTTAATCCCGGTGAAAATACCGTAACTGTTAAAGCTGTTGATATCTTTGGTAATACCACCGTTAAATCCCTAAAAATTATTCGCCGGGATAGCTCGAATACTCCGGTAGAAGAGATAAAACCAGGAAGTGTTCTTAGCTTTGACTACCGGAAGCTTTCCGAGTATCCCGAGGTGAATACCTATACCCTTAATTTAAAACCCGGAGAGGAAATTGGAACCCTGGAAATGAGCGGTATTCCAGCGGGGATTAGTACCGATTTTGGCTATAAGCCAGCCGGAAGCGGAAAAATATATGCAATAAAGGAATTTAACAGTTCCAATATAAATGGCGAAAAGCTTTACTTCCGGTACGGGAGTGGTAGCTACTACCTGCTGTTTTACAAGCAGTCGTGGGGTAGCAGTGTTTACATTGAAAAAGTGGTAAAAATAAATGTAACCGGGATTACTGATAAGTCAAGCCTATTACCTTCCGGCTTTGTTGATAGTGACAATCCAACCATTCGGCAAATTGCCTATGATTTAACCACAGGTTTAACCGATGATGCGGCAAAAGTTAAAGCTATTCATGATTATGTCGCTCGTGCTTTAACCTATGACTGGACGAGCTACCGGCTGGGAGTGGTGCCCCAGAAAACTGCTTCGGAAGCTTTAGCATCCGGTACCGGTGTTTGCCAGGATTACAGTCGCTTGTTTGCAGCGATTGCCCGGGCAGCGGGGATTCCTACTAAAATTGTAATAGGCACCGGTGATGGGGAGCCCCATGCCTGGAACCGGGTTTATGTCAATGGTAAGTGGCTGGATGTGGACGTGACCTGGGATGACCAGGAGACTAGGATAATATACGATTACTACCTGAAGGAAGCACCCCTTCCGGACCACGTAGAAGATACTTCGGCCCAAGCATATTATGAAGCGGAAATGCTCCATTCCATAACCTTTGAAGAGTAG
- a CDS encoding electron transfer flavoprotein subunit alpha/FixB family protein, which translates to MHAQGVWVFVEHLGGEIAPVTFELLGKGRELADDLGTELAAVLLGDGVRDFAEQLFRYGADKAYLIDDPVLKDYRTYPYAKGIVKLAQKYTPEIILIGATTLGRDLSGVVATWLNTGLTADCTELSIDKTTRLLHQTRPAFGGNIMATILCKNARPQMATVRPRVFPLPEPKPKVGVVVEEPLGILEEEVPTQVIKYEEEKGPGVYLDKAEIIVAGGRGLGSKKNFRLVEELADALGGVVGASRPAVEAGWIPFAHQIGQTGQTVRPKLYIACGISGAVQHLVGMQMSDVIVAINNDPNAPIFNIATYGIVGDVTEVLPAITKEVREALAGQKGVR; encoded by the coding sequence ATGCATGCGCAAGGTGTCTGGGTTTTTGTGGAGCATTTAGGGGGAGAAATTGCTCCGGTTACCTTTGAACTTCTCGGCAAAGGACGAGAACTTGCCGATGATTTAGGAACTGAACTGGCAGCGGTGCTTTTAGGTGATGGTGTCAGGGATTTTGCCGAGCAGCTTTTCCGCTATGGTGCAGATAAAGCATATTTAATAGACGATCCGGTACTTAAAGATTACCGAACTTATCCGTATGCTAAAGGAATTGTGAAGCTTGCCCAGAAATATACCCCGGAAATCATCTTGATCGGGGCAACTACCTTAGGCCGGGATTTATCCGGAGTGGTGGCTACGTGGCTTAATACAGGGCTTACGGCGGATTGTACCGAGCTTTCTATCGATAAAACAACCAGGCTTTTACACCAAACCCGCCCAGCCTTTGGGGGTAACATTATGGCGACCATACTTTGTAAAAACGCCCGGCCCCAAATGGCAACGGTCCGCCCCCGGGTCTTTCCCCTGCCCGAACCCAAGCCTAAAGTTGGGGTAGTGGTGGAAGAGCCTCTGGGAATCCTGGAGGAAGAAGTACCCACCCAGGTAATTAAATACGAGGAAGAAAAAGGTCCCGGGGTTTATCTTGACAAGGCCGAAATTATTGTTGCCGGTGGCCGGGGCCTCGGTAGCAAGAAAAACTTTCGCCTGGTGGAGGAGCTGGCGGATGCCCTTGGGGGAGTTGTCGGAGCCAGCCGGCCGGCAGTGGAAGCGGGCTGGATACCTTTTGCTCACCAGATAGGCCAGACCGGGCAGACGGTGCGGCCGAAACTTTACATTGCCTGTGGTATTTCCGGGGCGGTGCAGCATTTAGTTGGGATGCAGATGTCCGATGTGATTGTGGCTATAAACAACGACCCCAATGCTCCCATCTTTAATATTGCAACTTACGGGATTGTGGGCGATGTGACGGAAGTACTACCGGCCATAACCAAAGAAGTCCGTGAGGCTTTAGCGGGACAAAAGGGGGTGCGGTAA
- a CDS encoding electron transfer flavoprotein subunit beta/FixA family protein, with amino-acid sequence MHAVVLLKQVPDTAEVRIDPKTNTLIREGVPSIINPYDAHALEEALRLKDKYGGKVTVVSMGPPQAAEALKKAISYGADRAILLTDRKFAGSDTLATSYVLAKAIEKIASSEPVDLVFAGKQAIDGDTAQVGPGVAARLNMALITYIERVEEFNPMEGYVVAVRKIEGRKEYVRAKLPALLTALKGINEIRYATMPDMIRAARYQPEIWGKEQLDVEEAFLGLKGSPTQVWKSFVPQAKARAKVEMLTGTPEEVAKVLVEKLVPLTLVANK; translated from the coding sequence GTGCATGCGGTAGTTTTACTAAAACAGGTGCCGGATACGGCGGAAGTGCGGATTGACCCCAAAACCAATACCTTAATTCGCGAAGGGGTGCCGTCAATTATCAACCCCTACGATGCCCACGCCTTAGAAGAAGCTTTAAGGCTTAAGGATAAATACGGCGGCAAGGTGACGGTGGTCTCGATGGGTCCGCCGCAGGCGGCGGAGGCTTTGAAAAAAGCAATTTCTTATGGAGCCGACCGGGCGATTTTACTCACCGATCGGAAGTTTGCCGGATCGGATACCCTGGCGACCAGCTATGTCCTGGCTAAAGCGATTGAGAAAATTGCCTCGTCTGAACCGGTGGATTTAGTATTTGCCGGTAAGCAAGCCATCGACGGTGATACGGCGCAGGTAGGACCAGGGGTAGCAGCCCGGCTCAATATGGCGCTTATTACCTACATAGAGCGGGTGGAGGAGTTTAATCCGATGGAAGGATACGTGGTGGCGGTAAGAAAAATTGAAGGGCGGAAAGAATATGTGCGGGCAAAACTTCCAGCCCTTTTAACGGCTTTAAAGGGGATAAACGAAATCCGCTATGCCACTATGCCGGATATGATTCGCGCAGCTCGCTACCAGCCGGAAATATGGGGTAAAGAGCAGCTGGATGTGGAGGAAGCTTTTTTAGGGCTTAAAGGTTCACCAACCCAGGTGTGGAAAAGTTTTGTGCCGCAAGCCAAAGCCCGGGCCAAGGTGGAAATGTTGACTGGAACTCCGGAAGAAGTTGCCAAGGTGCTGGTAGAGAAGTTGGTACCGCTGACGCTAGTGGCTAACAAGTAG
- a CDS encoding 6-phosphogluconolactonase, which produces MPREGIIKAELLQETRLIADFFFKGRDVPEYGITLGLKEIARFEKIVMVATGKSKKEAVKKLLAGEANQPANFLKNLGNFTLWVDKEAL; this is translated from the coding sequence GTGCCGCGGGAAGGAATAATTAAAGCTGAGCTTTTGCAGGAAACAAGGCTTATAGCAGATTTCTTTTTTAAAGGAAGAGACGTACCGGAGTATGGGATTACCTTAGGCTTAAAAGAAATTGCCAGGTTTGAAAAAATAGTTATGGTAGCGACAGGAAAAAGTAAGAAGGAAGCGGTGAAAAAGCTTTTAGCAGGGGAAGCAAATCAGCCGGCAAATTTTCTCAAAAACCTGGGAAATTTCACTCTTTGGGTGGATAAAGAGGCATTATAA
- a CDS encoding FAD-dependent oxidoreductase, with amino-acid sequence MPEKFDVVVVGAGPSGLAAAYKLAEAGLKVIVIERGEFPGAKNVMGGIIYKKPTEAVFPEIFKEAPVERPIIEQRYYFLTDTAKIGFSYRNPRYKEDISGYSVFRAKFDRFLAKKVQEKGALLITETVVEDLIVKDGKVKGVVAGRKEGEILADVVVLAEGAHSLLAQKYGYQKPIPPQNLAVAVKEVIGLPATVIEDRFNIESGEGVAIELFGKATAGMVGTAFIYTNQNSLSIGVGALMSDLIKRRISPNDLIEAFKNHPAIKPLVKDGEVKEYLAHLIPEGGYKGIPKLYGDGIVIVGDAGMLVNSIHREGSNLAITSGVLAAKAIVRAASQGDFSANTLKVYEDYLRESFIMKDLEKYKNAKEFLEQNHDLMTTYPDMMDEAFFELFMVDGVPKRDKFKAIKEKAFSKRSFWQMVKDAYGLWKGMIR; translated from the coding sequence ATGCCCGAAAAATTTGACGTAGTGGTGGTTGGAGCTGGTCCCTCGGGATTGGCGGCGGCGTATAAATTGGCGGAAGCGGGATTAAAAGTTATTGTAATTGAACGGGGCGAGTTTCCCGGAGCTAAAAACGTGATGGGAGGTATTATTTATAAAAAGCCAACCGAAGCGGTTTTTCCCGAAATTTTTAAAGAAGCTCCGGTGGAGCGACCGATAATTGAACAGCGTTATTATTTTTTAACCGATACTGCTAAAATTGGCTTTTCCTATCGAAATCCCCGGTATAAAGAAGACATCAGCGGCTATTCGGTCTTTCGGGCAAAATTTGACCGGTTTTTAGCTAAAAAGGTGCAGGAAAAAGGTGCACTTTTAATTACCGAAACGGTGGTGGAAGACTTAATTGTCAAAGACGGGAAGGTAAAAGGGGTTGTTGCTGGTCGTAAAGAGGGAGAAATCCTGGCCGATGTGGTGGTCCTGGCGGAAGGGGCTCATTCCCTTTTAGCCCAAAAATACGGTTATCAAAAACCAATCCCACCCCAAAACCTGGCGGTGGCGGTTAAAGAGGTGATAGGCCTTCCGGCTACGGTAATAGAGGATAGGTTTAATATTGAGTCCGGAGAAGGGGTGGCGATTGAGCTTTTTGGCAAAGCGACCGCCGGGATGGTAGGAACTGCTTTTATTTATACCAATCAGAATTCCCTTTCCATTGGGGTTGGCGCTTTAATGTCCGACCTTATTAAAAGGCGAATAAGCCCCAATGATTTAATTGAAGCGTTTAAAAATCACCCGGCGATAAAACCTCTTGTAAAAGATGGCGAGGTAAAAGAGTACCTGGCCCATTTAATCCCCGAGGGTGGATATAAAGGAATCCCGAAACTGTACGGTGACGGGATTGTAATTGTAGGCGATGCGGGGATGCTGGTAAACTCCATTCACCGGGAAGGGTCAAACCTGGCTATTACTTCCGGGGTGCTTGCGGCCAAAGCTATTGTCCGGGCGGCAAGCCAGGGGGATTTTTCGGCCAATACTTTAAAGGTATATGAAGATTATTTAAGAGAAAGCTTTATTATGAAAGACTTAGAAAAATATAAAAATGCCAAAGAGTTTTTAGAACAAAACCACGACCTTATGACCACTTATCCCGATATGATGGATGAGGCCTTTTTTGAACTGTTTATGGTAGACGGAGTACCGAAACGGGATAAGTTTAAGGCAATTAAGGAAAAAGCGTTCTCTAAGAGGTCTTTCTGGCAGATGGTGAAAGATGCCTATGGGCTCTGGAAGGGGATGATTCGATGA
- a CDS encoding N-acetylmuramoyl-L-alanine amidase, with translation MRKGYGSNFRGQVLVILILFLFSLGFGFRLPVLATSYGVVTASTLNVRSGPGINYAKIGVLTRGQKVELTGKTGEWFKIRYKNGYGYVLGKYISPVVESSRSAQASRTGIVTATTLNVRKTPSTSAAIAGKLAKNTRVEIYKEQNGWYYIKTGRIAGWVVKTYIKVIETSRGTTPTPPQSSTNTNTSIKTISGVYAVKATSLNLRSGPGTSYSVIKTLPQGTKVEGLQVSSDWMKVKAGSTTGWVAKAYLVPYVAETSRGDTLRIIKTVYPVIDPVNIFNGAGFATGLKATISGEKSFGVLEEKDGWYRLALADREIGWAEKAYFSDTPVTPVHPTQIKFEPAPASVTWQVYTTAKLTYTLSGDKLSAKLVLENGQIDNTPTPDLGFPVKSLTTATENGNVVLNFVGFVPLNLIVEKINGGYNVRIFPESVLLGKRIVLDPGHGGSDPGTVGKVYGIKEKDVNLDIALKLKSYLEAVGAAVYMTRTSDTYLSLQQRVDYANNLSADLFLSIHQNSVGSPAYYSTNGTQVYYYPDPSNQLLEKALADKLMSSLNEVLGSKNKGIYTDKGYYVIKYTEMPSTLVEVGFLSNAEEEQKLSTPKYRTEVAAALAQGITKWFLGK, from the coding sequence GTGAGAAAGGGGTATGGGTCTAACTTTCGCGGACAAGTTCTGGTAATTTTAATACTGTTCCTTTTCTCCCTGGGTTTTGGTTTCCGCCTGCCAGTATTGGCCACAAGTTACGGGGTAGTAACGGCTTCAACGCTAAATGTTCGCTCAGGTCCGGGAATTAATTATGCAAAGATTGGGGTATTAACCCGGGGACAAAAAGTTGAGCTTACGGGGAAAACAGGTGAGTGGTTTAAAATCCGGTATAAAAACGGCTATGGATATGTTTTAGGAAAATATATCAGTCCGGTGGTAGAGAGTAGCCGGAGCGCTCAAGCGTCTCGCACCGGGATTGTGACAGCTACTACTTTAAACGTCCGAAAAACCCCGAGCACTTCGGCGGCTATAGCTGGGAAATTAGCCAAAAACACGCGGGTAGAAATTTACAAGGAGCAAAACGGCTGGTATTACATAAAAACAGGGCGTATTGCCGGGTGGGTAGTAAAAACCTATATTAAAGTTATCGAAACTTCCCGGGGGACAACCCCTACTCCTCCGCAGAGCAGTACTAATACAAATACTTCTATTAAGACGATTTCTGGAGTCTATGCAGTAAAAGCTACCAGCTTAAATCTTCGTTCAGGTCCGGGAACAAGTTATAGCGTAATTAAGACCCTGCCGCAGGGGACAAAGGTAGAAGGACTGCAGGTTTCCAGTGACTGGATGAAAGTTAAAGCGGGAAGTACTACCGGCTGGGTTGCAAAAGCGTATTTAGTTCCTTATGTGGCAGAAACCAGCCGCGGGGATACGCTTCGGATTATAAAAACCGTATATCCAGTAATTGATCCTGTAAATATTTTTAATGGTGCGGGCTTTGCTACGGGGTTAAAAGCTACTATTTCCGGTGAAAAGAGCTTTGGGGTTTTAGAGGAAAAAGATGGCTGGTATCGCTTAGCTTTAGCAGACCGTGAGATAGGCTGGGCGGAGAAAGCTTACTTTAGCGATACTCCGGTAACGCCGGTGCATCCTACGCAAATTAAGTTTGAGCCTGCACCGGCTAGCGTAACCTGGCAAGTTTATACCACTGCCAAGCTTACTTATACCTTAAGTGGCGATAAACTGTCGGCAAAACTGGTTTTAGAGAATGGGCAAATCGATAATACTCCAACGCCGGATTTAGGTTTTCCGGTAAAGAGTTTAACAACAGCAACGGAAAACGGAAATGTAGTATTAAATTTTGTTGGTTTTGTTCCGCTAAACCTAATCGTTGAGAAAATTAATGGGGGGTATAATGTAAGAATTTTTCCGGAATCAGTACTTTTAGGGAAGAGGATTGTGCTTGACCCAGGCCATGGGGGAAGTGATCCCGGTACTGTTGGAAAGGTTTACGGGATTAAAGAAAAAGATGTTAACTTAGATATTGCTCTTAAACTTAAAAGTTACCTAGAAGCGGTTGGAGCTGCTGTTTATATGACAAGAACTAGCGACACTTATCTTTCCTTACAGCAACGGGTAGATTATGCTAATAATTTATCGGCTGATTTATTCTTAAGCATTCACCAAAACAGCGTAGGTTCACCAGCATATTACTCGACTAATGGTACGCAAGTGTATTACTACCCTGATCCCAGTAATCAACTTTTAGAGAAAGCTTTAGCAGATAAGCTTATGAGCTCGCTAAATGAAGTTTTAGGAAGTAAAAATAAAGGAATCTATACGGATAAAGGATATTATGTTATTAAGTACACTGAAATGCCTTCTACCCTGGTGGAAGTAGGGTTTTTGTCCAATGCAGAAGAAGAACAAAAGCTTTCAACTCCGAAATACCGGACCGAAGTAGCAGCAGCTCTTGCTCAGGGGATTACAAAATGGTTTTTAGGTAAGTAA
- a CDS encoding ferredoxin family protein has protein sequence MNLMDKLYLNRFVPDNESHLKIKDPKICKEKCDAKYCTYICPAGVYSWDKESERIMIAYEGCVECGTCKYGCLFNNIEWRYPRGGFGVSYKFG, from the coding sequence ATGAATTTAATGGATAAACTTTATTTAAACCGGTTTGTACCGGATAATGAATCGCATCTTAAAATAAAAGACCCCAAAATTTGTAAAGAAAAATGTGATGCCAAGTACTGCACGTATATCTGTCCGGCCGGGGTTTACTCCTGGGATAAGGAAAGTGAGCGGATTATGATTGCCTATGAAGGCTGTGTGGAATGCGGCACCTGCAAATACGGCTGTCTCTTTAACAATATCGAATGGCGCTATCCCCGGGGCGGTTTCGGGGTAAGCTATAAATTTGGGTAA
- the eam gene encoding glutamate 2,3-aminomutase — MNRVRISRKDEGMKRQRELTRIGRSRLRERKKVLSGFEAWEKILKQKEKILKVLGGTEEDWQDWRWQLKNRVTSAEILGKILPLSDQALWELQEVSKTYRFAISPYYLSLIDPADPDCGIKKQSVPSILEILDDTGELDPMNEAGTSPVAAVTRRYPDRLIINVTNMCGMFCRHCQRRRNIGEVDRKTPREQIKEALLYIREHKEIRDVLITGGDALLLSDLELDWILKELSKIPHVEIKRIGTRVPVTLPQRVTDNLVKILKKYPPVYINTQFNHPREVTPEAKAAVDKLIEAGVVLGNQAVLLKGVNDAPVIMEKLNHELLKIRVRPYYIFQAKRVRGTMHFVPKIEDGLKIMENLRGYTSGLAVPYYIVNAPGGYGKIPLLPQYLIELSEEEAILRNWEGRVIRYPNS; from the coding sequence ATGAATAGAGTTAGAATCTCAAGAAAAGATGAAGGAATGAAACGGCAAAGGGAACTGACACGCATTGGTCGTAGCCGCTTGCGGGAGCGAAAAAAGGTTTTATCGGGTTTTGAAGCCTGGGAAAAAATCTTAAAGCAGAAAGAAAAGATTTTAAAGGTATTAGGAGGAACGGAAGAAGACTGGCAGGATTGGCGCTGGCAGCTGAAAAATCGGGTAACATCAGCGGAAATTCTAGGAAAAATTTTGCCTTTAAGCGACCAGGCCCTTTGGGAACTTCAGGAGGTCAGCAAAACTTATCGCTTTGCCATTTCGCCGTATTATTTAAGCTTAATTGACCCTGCTGATCCCGACTGCGGTATTAAGAAGCAGTCGGTGCCCTCCATTTTAGAGATTTTAGATGATACCGGTGAACTTGACCCCATGAATGAAGCGGGAACTTCGCCGGTCGCAGCGGTTACCCGGCGTTATCCGGACCGCTTAATAATTAACGTTACCAATATGTGCGGCATGTTCTGTCGCCACTGCCAGCGGCGGAGAAATATCGGCGAGGTGGACCGGAAAACTCCCCGGGAGCAGATCAAAGAAGCTCTTCTTTATATCCGGGAACATAAAGAAATCCGGGATGTTTTAATCACCGGTGGGGATGCCCTTTTATTGTCGGACTTAGAACTGGACTGGATATTAAAGGAACTTTCCAAAATACCCCACGTGGAAATTAAAAGAATTGGTACCCGGGTTCCGGTGACTTTGCCGCAAAGGGTTACCGATAACCTGGTGAAAATTTTAAAGAAGTACCCCCCTGTATACATTAACACCCAGTTTAACCACCCGCGGGAAGTGACGCCGGAAGCTAAAGCGGCAGTGGATAAACTTATTGAAGCGGGGGTAGTTTTGGGCAATCAAGCGGTGCTTTTAAAGGGAGTAAATGATGCTCCCGTAATCATGGAAAAATTAAATCATGAACTTTTAAAGATTCGGGTGCGCCCCTATTATATCTTTCAGGCCAAAAGGGTGCGGGGGACGATGCATTTTGTACCGAAAATTGAAGACGGCTTAAAGATAATGGAAAATTTACGGGGTTATACTTCGGGGCTGGCAGTGCCTTATTATATCGTCAATGCCCCGGGAGGTTATGGGAAGATACCGCTTTTACCGCAATACCTAATTGAACTTTCGGAAGAGGAGGCAATTTTACGCAACTGGGAAGGCCGGGTAATCCGGTATCCAAACAGTTAA